One Thalassotalea sediminis DNA segment encodes these proteins:
- a CDS encoding SPFH domain-containing protein: protein MLKNGLPTQSKKQDNINVSKHLTKGVIVAAIFIGAWMTFYTIDEGHVGIVKRFGEATTQVNPGLHTKVPFADTIEELEIRTRKNAESLKASTYEQMPVTAEVSVNWTVIRSEAFELYKNYGGLDQFENRILDPRLRSATKDALARFKAEQIVQNRGQVIQKIEETLLSEMTEFPVKLDSVQIENLVLPPKYLQSIETKQTEKNLAAAEEHRLERQKLEAQREVNTAEAKRDAEKARADGSAYAITTEAKAEAEAIKLKGLAEAEAIKKKAEAIKTSKVLVEYVKAQQWDGKLPTTVMGSDQGILWNMKEK, encoded by the coding sequence ATGTTAAAAAATGGACTACCTACCCAATCTAAAAAACAAGATAATATCAACGTTTCTAAACACTTGACCAAAGGCGTAATTGTCGCGGCAATTTTTATTGGTGCGTGGATGACTTTTTACACCATTGACGAAGGTCATGTTGGTATTGTTAAACGATTTGGCGAAGCAACAACACAGGTAAACCCAGGCCTTCACACCAAAGTTCCTTTTGCAGATACCATAGAAGAACTTGAAATTCGTACACGTAAAAATGCGGAGTCATTGAAAGCTTCTACCTATGAACAGATGCCCGTAACAGCAGAAGTATCTGTAAACTGGACAGTGATCCGTTCAGAAGCCTTCGAGCTATACAAAAATTATGGTGGTTTAGACCAGTTTGAAAACCGTATTCTTGATCCAAGATTACGCTCTGCAACTAAAGACGCCTTAGCGCGCTTTAAAGCAGAACAAATTGTTCAAAATAGAGGGCAAGTAATTCAAAAGATAGAAGAAACACTGTTATCTGAAATGACTGAATTTCCCGTGAAACTGGATAGCGTTCAAATTGAAAACCTTGTGCTACCACCTAAATATTTACAGAGTATTGAAACTAAGCAAACCGAAAAAAACTTAGCGGCTGCTGAAGAGCATCGTTTAGAGCGTCAAAAGCTTGAAGCACAGCGCGAAGTTAATACCGCAGAAGCAAAACGAGATGCAGAAAAAGCACGGGCTGACGGCTCAGCGTATGCTATTACAACAGAGGCAAAAGCCGAAGCAGAAGCAATAAAGTTAAAAGGTTTAGCTGAAGCAGAAGCGATCAAGAAAAAAGCCGAAGCGATAAAAACCAGCAAAGTGCTTGTTGAATACGTTAAAGCAC
- the ilvA gene encoding threonine ammonia-lyase, biosynthetic, protein MTDEEQQKLAQTNANQEQALDYLRRILLAPIYEVAVESDLTPLNKLSARLGNQIYLKREDQQPVHSFKLRGAYNKLANLTEAQCIHGVVAASAGNHAQGLALAAHKLGIKATIVMPITTPEIKVDNVRRFGADVRLVGKSFNEAASACLQIAKDENKTIVHPFDDIDVIAGQGTVAKEILQQQTKCDVIFVPVGGGGLLAGMAVYLKQLRPNIKVIGVEAEDSACLKAAMEAGQPTDLDQVGLFADGVAVKRIGEHTFNLIKQYCDDVITVSTDEICASIKDIFEHTRVIAEPAGALSLAGLQKYCQSSEGDESLVAILSGANMNFHTLRYVSERCELGEQKEAVLAVTIPEEKGSFRRFCQALAGRVITEFNYRQAQHDDNEKAHIFVGVRLSGQQERETLIDVLQQQGYHVDDFTNNELAKLHVRYMVGGQNPTAVQERIFRFQFPEYPGALEKFLDTLGERWNISLFHYRNHGAAFGQVLAGFEVSNDDQLDFFNHVKTLDYAWQEETNNQAYKAFLS, encoded by the coding sequence ATGACTGATGAAGAACAACAAAAACTGGCACAAACAAATGCCAACCAAGAGCAAGCATTAGATTATTTACGTCGTATCTTATTAGCGCCTATTTACGAAGTTGCGGTTGAAAGTGACTTAACGCCACTGAATAAACTATCTGCGCGATTAGGGAATCAAATTTATTTAAAACGCGAAGATCAACAACCCGTACATTCCTTTAAATTACGCGGCGCATATAACAAGTTAGCGAACTTGACTGAAGCACAATGCATACATGGCGTTGTCGCTGCATCAGCGGGTAACCATGCGCAAGGTTTAGCGCTTGCGGCGCATAAACTCGGTATTAAAGCCACCATCGTTATGCCGATCACAACACCTGAGATCAAAGTAGACAATGTTCGTCGTTTTGGTGCAGACGTGCGATTAGTTGGCAAAAGTTTTAATGAAGCAGCGAGTGCCTGTTTACAAATTGCAAAAGATGAAAATAAAACCATCGTGCACCCATTCGACGACATTGATGTTATCGCCGGTCAAGGCACAGTAGCTAAAGAGATTCTTCAGCAACAAACTAAATGTGACGTCATCTTTGTACCTGTTGGCGGCGGCGGTCTTTTAGCAGGAATGGCTGTTTACCTTAAACAGTTAAGGCCTAATATCAAAGTGATTGGCGTTGAAGCAGAAGACTCAGCATGTTTAAAAGCAGCAATGGAGGCTGGCCAACCGACTGATCTTGATCAAGTAGGGCTATTTGCAGATGGTGTCGCTGTTAAACGTATTGGTGAGCATACGTTTAATTTAATAAAGCAATACTGTGATGATGTAATTACAGTGTCGACCGACGAAATCTGCGCCTCAATTAAAGATATTTTTGAACATACGCGTGTTATAGCAGAGCCCGCTGGCGCATTATCGTTAGCAGGGTTACAAAAGTATTGCCAATCAAGTGAAGGTGACGAATCTCTGGTTGCCATTTTATCTGGCGCCAACATGAATTTTCATACCTTAAGGTATGTTTCTGAACGCTGTGAACTTGGTGAACAAAAAGAAGCAGTATTGGCTGTTACCATTCCAGAAGAAAAAGGTAGTTTTCGACGTTTTTGCCAAGCATTGGCAGGTCGTGTGATCACCGAGTTTAATTATCGTCAGGCACAGCATGATGATAATGAAAAGGCACACATTTTTGTTGGCGTGAGGTTATCTGGTCAACAAGAGAGAGAAACCTTGATTGATGTACTGCAACAACAAGGTTATCACGTTGATGATTTTACCAATAATGAATTGGCAAAACTACATGTCCGCTACATGGTAGGCGGACAAAATCCTACTGCAGTGCAAGAACGTATTTTTAGGTTTCAATTTCCAGAGTATCCTGGCGCTTTAGAGAAGTTTCTAGATACCTTAGGCGAACGTTGGAATATTAGCCTATTTCATTATCGAAATCACGGTGCAGCATTTGGTCAAGTGCTTGCTGGCTTTGAAGTAAGTAATGATGATCAGTTGGACTTCTTCAACCATGTAAAAACGCTTGATTATGCATGGCAAGAAGAAACCAATAACCAAGCCTATAAAGCATTTTTAAGCTAA